The region GGTAATGGCACAGGCTCGGTGCGCGGTAATGTGGTTAGCGGTGAAATTAAGGTGACCAACAAGTAGGACTATTCCCTTCTCAAGCCAATGTTTAAAGCTGATTTTCCGCAAGTCTTTTGATACATTAGCCATCTTAGACAAACTTATCAAAGTAGCGCCTGTCGCTACTTTTTCCTATGTGTAGGTAGTAACCATGGCCGAAGCCAAAACAAGTCAATTTCCCAAAGGTGGCGCGCAGGGCTCAAAAGCCAAACGCGATCAACAGGTTGAAGACCTTAAAATGCCGCCGCATTCGCTTGAAGCTGAGCAATCAGTACTGGGTGGCTTGCTTTTGGATAACGAAACGTTCGACCGCGTGGGTGAACACGTCGTCGCACAAGACTTCTACAGTCGCGGTCATCGCCTGATATTTGAAACCATCAGTGTCTTAGTTGAACGCGGTGAACCAGCAGATTTGGTGACGGTGACAGAAACGCTGGAAAACGACCAAAAGCTTGATGATGCCGGCGGCTTTGTTTATATCGCGGAAATGATCCGCAATACCCCGAGTGCTGCCAATATTACGGCTTATGCCGATATTGTTCGTGAACGTGCCGTCACTCGTGAACTAATTAGCGTTGCCCATGAAATTTCTGAGGCGGGTTTCGATACGCAAGGGCGTGATAGCGCTGAGTTATTAGATTTTGCTGAGACTAAAGTATTCGCCATTGCTGAAGCTCGCGCCAATAAAAACGAAGGCCCAGAAGCGCTTCACCCGATCTTAGAAAAAACCGTAGATAAAATCGAAAAAGCCAGTGGCTTAGGTAACGATGGTGTCACTGGTGTTTCTACCGGTTTTGCCGATCTGGATAAAATGACTGCTGGCTTGCAAGCGTCTGACTTAATTATTGTCGCTGCACGTCCGTCGATGGGTAAAACTACGTTTGCCATGAACTTGGCAGAGCATGCGGCTATGCATGAAGATAAGCCTGCATTGATATTCAGCCTTGAGATGCCGTCAGAGCAAATCATGATGAGGATGTTAGCCTCGCTGGGGCGTATCGATCAAACCAAAATTCGTACTGGTCAGCTAGACGATGAAGATTGGGCGCGCTTATCAACCACCATGGGCACCATGATTGAAAGCGGTAAAATGTATATTGACGATCAAGCGGGCTTAACGCCTACCGAAGTGCGCTCGCGTGCTCGCCGTATTGCCCGCGATCACGGTGGCCTAAGTATGATCATGATCGATTACCTGCAATTGATGCGTGCACCGCAGTTTGCCGATAACCGTACGCTTGAGATTGCCGAAATTTCTCGTTCACTTAAAGCGCTTGCGAAAGAGTTAGAAATTCCAGTGGTGGCGCTTTCACAGCTAAACCGTAGTTTGGAGCAACGCTCAGACAAACGTCCAGTAAACTCAGATTTGCGTGAATCCGGTTCGATCGAGCAAGATGCTGACTTGATCATGTTTATCTATCGCGATGAAGTTTATCACGACGATTCAGAGTTTAAAGGCATGGCGGAAATCATTATCGGTAAGCAGCGTAACGGCCCCATCGGCCGTGTGCCGCTGACC is a window of Thalassotalea euphylliae DNA encoding:
- the dnaB gene encoding replicative DNA helicase — its product is MAEAKTSQFPKGGAQGSKAKRDQQVEDLKMPPHSLEAEQSVLGGLLLDNETFDRVGEHVVAQDFYSRGHRLIFETISVLVERGEPADLVTVTETLENDQKLDDAGGFVYIAEMIRNTPSAANITAYADIVRERAVTRELISVAHEISEAGFDTQGRDSAELLDFAETKVFAIAEARANKNEGPEALHPILEKTVDKIEKASGLGNDGVTGVSTGFADLDKMTAGLQASDLIIVAARPSMGKTTFAMNLAEHAAMHEDKPALIFSLEMPSEQIMMRMLASLGRIDQTKIRTGQLDDEDWARLSTTMGTMIESGKMYIDDQAGLTPTEVRSRARRIARDHGGLSMIMIDYLQLMRAPQFADNRTLEIAEISRSLKALAKELEIPVVALSQLNRSLEQRSDKRPVNSDLRESGSIEQDADLIMFIYRDEVYHDDSEFKGMAEIIIGKQRNGPIGRVPLTFNGQWSRFDNYAGPHVLEED